The Aequorivita sublithincola DSM 14238 genome window below encodes:
- the rpsG gene encoding 30S ribosomal protein S7: MRKRQAKKRPLLPDPRFNDQLVTRFVNNMMWDGKKSVAFKVFYDAIDIVDEKKQDDEKTALELWKEALSNVMPHVEVRSRRVGGATFQIPMQIRPDRKIATAMKWLINYSRKRNEKSMAAKLAGEILAAAKEEGAAVKKRMDTHKMAEANKAFSHFRF; this comes from the coding sequence ATGAGAAAAAGACAGGCCAAGAAAAGACCCCTTTTGCCAGATCCAAGGTTTAACGACCAGTTGGTTACACGTTTCGTAAACAACATGATGTGGGATGGAAAAAAGAGTGTGGCTTTCAAAGTTTTCTATGATGCTATTGACATTGTGGATGAAAAGAAACAAGACGACGAAAAAACTGCGTTGGAGCTTTGGAAAGAAGCACTTTCCAATGTTATGCCTCACGTAGAGGTTCGTAGCCGTAGAGTTGGTGGGGCAACCTTCCAAATACCTATGCAAATTCGTCCAGACCGTAAAATTGCAACCGCAATGAAATGGTTAATTAACTATTCAAGAAAAAGAAACGAGAAGTCCATGGCCGCAAAACTTGCAGGTGAGATTCTTGCTGCTGCCAAAGAAGAAGGCGCTGCTGTTAAGAAACGTATGGATACTCACAAAATGGCAGAAGCTAACAAAGCATTCTCACATTTCAGATTCTAA
- the fusA gene encoding elongation factor G, translating to MAQRDLKYTRNIGIAAHIDAGKTTTTERILFYTGVSHKLGEVHDGAATMDWMEQEQERGITITSAATTCIWKFPMENAEPTPETKDYNFNIIDTPGHVDFTVEVNRSLRILDGLVFLFSAVDGVEPQSETNWRLADNYKVPRIGFVNKMDRSGANFLAVCQQVKDMLGSNAVPIVLNIGDEADFRGIVDLVKNRAIIFHDESFGATFDVVPIPEDLKAEVKELRGKLIEEVAAYDENLLEKYMEDEDSITEDEIHAALRAAVMDMSIIPMVCGSSFKNKGVQFLLDAVCRYLPAPTDKEGIIGINPDTDKEEIRRPDVKEPFAALAFKIATDPFVGRLAFFRVYSGHLDAGSYILNNRSGKKERISRIYQMHANKQNAIDFIEAGDIGAAVGFKDIKTGDTMTDEKHPIVLESMDFPDPVIGIAVEPKTKVDVDKLGMALSKLAEEDPTFQVRTDEASGQTIISGMGELHLDVLIDRLRREFKVEVNQGQPQVEYKEAVTKTADHREVYKKQSGGRGKFADIVFTLGPVDEEDAKEGLVFVNAVKGGNVPKEFIPSVEKGFKQAMINGPLAGFEVDSMKVTLKDGSFHPVDSDALSFELAAKIGFKEVAKKAGAVIMEPIMKIEVITPEENMGDIVGDLNRRRGTITNMGDRAGAKVIKGEVPLSEMFGYVTTLRTLSSGRATSTMEFSHYAQTPSNISEDVIAKARGTANE from the coding sequence ATGGCACAAAGAGATTTAAAATACACAAGAAATATCGGGATTGCTGCGCATATTGATGCTGGTAAAACCACAACTACAGAGCGTATCCTTTTTTATACAGGGGTAAGCCATAAACTTGGAGAGGTTCACGATGGAGCCGCAACTATGGACTGGATGGAGCAAGAACAGGAGCGTGGTATTACCATTACTTCAGCGGCTACTACTTGTATATGGAAGTTTCCAATGGAAAATGCTGAGCCTACTCCAGAAACAAAAGATTATAACTTTAATATTATTGACACTCCTGGTCACGTGGATTTTACCGTTGAGGTAAATCGCTCACTTAGGATTCTTGATGGATTAGTGTTCTTGTTTAGTGCGGTAGATGGTGTAGAGCCACAGTCTGAAACTAACTGGAGACTTGCGGATAATTATAAAGTACCTCGTATTGGTTTCGTTAACAAAATGGACCGTTCAGGAGCTAACTTTTTAGCTGTTTGTCAACAAGTAAAAGATATGTTAGGTTCCAACGCGGTGCCAATCGTATTGAATATTGGTGATGAAGCAGACTTCAGAGGAATAGTAGATTTGGTGAAAAACCGAGCCATTATTTTTCACGATGAATCATTCGGTGCTACTTTTGATGTTGTGCCAATTCCTGAAGATTTGAAAGCTGAGGTTAAAGAATTGCGTGGCAAATTAATTGAAGAGGTTGCTGCTTACGATGAAAATCTGCTTGAAAAATATATGGAGGATGAAGATTCCATAACTGAAGATGAAATCCACGCTGCACTTCGTGCTGCCGTTATGGATATGTCTATAATTCCAATGGTATGTGGTTCTTCATTTAAAAATAAAGGTGTTCAGTTTCTTTTAGATGCTGTATGTCGTTACTTACCAGCTCCAACCGACAAAGAAGGTATTATAGGTATTAACCCTGATACTGATAAAGAAGAAATACGTAGACCAGATGTTAAGGAGCCTTTCGCGGCACTAGCATTTAAGATTGCAACAGATCCTTTTGTAGGTCGCTTGGCTTTCTTCCGCGTTTACTCTGGTCATTTGGATGCAGGTTCTTACATTTTGAACAACCGTTCAGGAAAAAAAGAACGAATTTCTCGTATCTACCAAATGCACGCTAACAAACAAAATGCTATCGATTTTATTGAAGCAGGAGATATTGGAGCAGCAGTTGGATTTAAGGATATTAAGACGGGTGACACCATGACTGATGAAAAACATCCTATTGTTTTGGAGAGTATGGACTTCCCAGATCCAGTTATTGGTATTGCTGTGGAGCCTAAAACAAAAGTTGATGTTGATAAATTAGGTATGGCTCTGTCAAAATTGGCAGAAGAAGACCCAACATTCCAAGTGCGTACAGACGAAGCTTCTGGGCAAACTATTATTTCAGGAATGGGAGAGCTTCACTTAGATGTTCTTATAGATCGTTTACGTCGTGAATTCAAAGTTGAAGTAAATCAAGGTCAGCCTCAGGTTGAATATAAAGAAGCAGTAACAAAAACTGCAGATCATAGAGAAGTTTACAAAAAGCAATCTGGTGGTCGTGGTAAATTTGCTGATATTGTATTTACTTTGGGTCCAGTAGATGAAGAAGATGCTAAAGAAGGTCTTGTATTTGTTAACGCTGTAAAAGGTGGTAACGTGCCAAAAGAATTTATTCCTTCAGTTGAAAAAGGTTTCAAACAAGCAATGATCAATGGTCCACTTGCAGGTTTTGAAGTTGATAGTATGAAGGTTACTTTAAAAGATGGATCTTTCCACCCTGTGGATTCTGATGCATTATCTTTTGAGCTGGCTGCAAAAATTGGTTTCAAAGAAGTTGCCAAAAAAGCAGGAGCTGTAATTATGGAGCCTATTATGAAAATAGAGGTAATTACTCCAGAAGAAAACATGGGTGATATTGTTGGTGACCTTAACCGTCGTCGTGGTACCATCACTAACATGGGTGACCGTGCAGGAGCAAAAGTAATAAAAGGTGAAGTGCCTCTTTCTGAAATGTTCGGTTATGTAACCACTTTAAGAACATTATCATCAGGCCGTGCAACTTCAACTATGGAATTTTCACACTACGCTCAAACACCTTCAAATATTTCTGAAGATGTAATAGCAAAAGCAAGAGGAACCGCTAACGAATAA
- the rpsJ gene encoding 30S ribosomal protein S10, which yields MSQKIRIKLKSYDHNLVDKSAEKIVKTVKSTGAVVTGPIPLPTHKKIFTVLRSPHVNKKSREQFQLSSYKRLLDIYSSSSKTIDALMKLELPSGVEVEIKV from the coding sequence ATGAGTCAAAAAATAAGAATTAAACTAAAATCTTACGATCACAATTTGGTGGATAAATCTGCTGAAAAAATCGTTAAGACCGTAAAGAGTACTGGAGCTGTAGTAACAGGACCAATTCCTTTACCAACACATAAAAAAATATTTACAGTATTACGTTCTCCACACGTGAACAAGAAAAGTAGAGAACAATTCCAATTAAGTTCATACAAAAGACTTTTGGATATCTACAGTTCTTCTTCAAAAACAATTGACGCTCTAATGAAATTGGAGTTGCCAAGTGGTGTAGAAGTAGAGATTAAAGTATAA
- the rplC gene encoding 50S ribosomal protein L3, translated as MSGLIGRKIGMTSIFDENGKNIPCTVIEAGPCVVTQVRTIEVDGYNALQLGFDDKKTVTKAAEGHAKKAGTVAKRKVVEFKGFEEKYKLGDTITVEHFIEGEFVDIAGTSKGKGFQGVVKRHGFAGVGQATHGQHNRLRAPGSIGAASYPARVFKGMRMAGQMGNERVKVENLKVLKVVPEKNLLVVKGAVPGHKNAYVMIEK; from the coding sequence ATGTCTGGGTTAATTGGAAGAAAGATAGGGATGACCAGCATCTTTGACGAGAACGGAAAGAACATTCCGTGTACCGTTATAGAAGCAGGACCCTGTGTTGTCACCCAAGTCAGAACCATAGAGGTTGACGGGTACAATGCTCTTCAACTTGGTTTCGATGACAAGAAGACTGTAACTAAAGCTGCCGAAGGGCACGCCAAAAAAGCAGGAACCGTTGCAAAACGCAAAGTTGTTGAATTCAAGGGATTTGAAGAAAAATACAAATTAGGTGACACAATTACTGTGGAGCATTTTATCGAGGGAGAATTCGTGGATATCGCGGGTACTTCTAAAGGTAAAGGTTTCCAAGGGGTTGTTAAACGTCACGGTTTTGCTGGTGTTGGTCAAGCGACTCACGGTCAGCACAACCGTTTGCGTGCACCAGGTTCTATTGGAGCTGCATCATATCCTGCGAGAGTTTTCAAAGGAATGAGAATGGCGGGCCAAATGGGGAACGAAAGAGTAAAAGTTGAAAATTTAAAAGTTTTGAAAGTAGTTCCTGAAAAGAATCTACTTGTGGTAAAAGGAGCAGTTCCTGGCCATAAAAACGCTTATGTAATGATCGAGAAATAA
- the rplD gene encoding 50S ribosomal protein L4, translating into MKVAVLDINGKDTGRKVELSADVFGIEPNTHAVYLDVKQYLANQRQGTHKAKERAEISGSTRKIKKQKGTGTARAGSIKSGVFKGGGRMFGPRPRSYSFKLNKNLKRLARKSALSMKANDKAIFVLEDLSFDAPKTKSFTAVLNSLGLNDKKSLFVLGDLNNNVYLSSRNLKGTEVITNSQLSTYKIMNANSLVLFEGSLEGIETNLSK; encoded by the coding sequence ATGAAGGTAGCTGTATTAGACATAAACGGAAAAGACACAGGTCGGAAAGTTGAACTTTCTGCAGATGTGTTCGGAATAGAGCCTAACACTCACGCGGTTTATCTTGATGTGAAGCAATATCTTGCCAATCAAAGACAAGGAACTCACAAAGCTAAAGAACGTGCTGAGATCTCTGGTTCTACCAGAAAGATAAAGAAACAAAAAGGAACTGGTACTGCTCGTGCGGGTAGCATCAAGTCTGGTGTATTTAAAGGTGGTGGTAGAATGTTTGGACCTCGTCCACGTAGCTACTCTTTTAAATTGAACAAAAACCTAAAGCGTTTGGCACGTAAATCTGCCCTATCGATGAAGGCGAATGATAAAGCAATTTTTGTATTAGAAGACCTAAGTTTTGATGCTCCAAAAACCAAAAGTTTTACGGCAGTTTTAAACAGTTTAGGACTAAATGACAAAAAATCTTTATTTGTGTTGGGAGACTTAAATAATAATGTATATTTGTCCTCTCGCAATTTGAAAGGTACTGAAGTTATAACTAACTCACAATTAAGTACTTATAAAATTATGAATGCAAACAGTTTAGTGCTGTTTGAAGGTTCTTTGGAAGGAATTGAAACAAACTTAAGTAAATAG
- the rplW gene encoding 50S ribosomal protein L23, translating into MNILIKPIITEKATKDAEDKNVFGFVVNPKANKVEIKKAVEAAYGVSVEKVRTMNVRPNRKTRFTKTGVQTGKTNAYKKAIVQVAEGDTIDFYSNI; encoded by the coding sequence ATGAACATCTTAATTAAACCTATAATTACGGAAAAAGCTACTAAAGATGCTGAAGACAAGAATGTTTTTGGCTTTGTAGTAAACCCAAAGGCGAATAAGGTAGAAATCAAGAAAGCGGTGGAAGCTGCTTACGGAGTTTCTGTTGAAAAAGTTCGCACAATGAATGTCCGCCCCAATAGGAAGACCCGTTTTACAAAAACAGGTGTCCAAACTGGTAAAACGAATGCTTACAAAAAAGCAATCGTACAGGTGGCGGAAGGTGATACAATAGATTTTTACAGTAACATCTAA
- the rplB gene encoding 50S ribosomal protein L2: MSVRKLKPITPGQRFRVVNGFDAITTDKPEKSLLVPNKRSGGRNSTGKMTMRYIGGGHKKKYRIIDFKRDKAGIPATVASIQYDPNRTAFIALLNYQDGEKRYVIAQNGLQVGQNILSGEAVAPEIGNAMALSAIPLGTIISCIELRPGQGAIMARSAGAFAQLMARDGKFATVKLPSGETRLILVNCMATIGAVSNSDHQLLVSGKAGRSRWLGRRPRTRPVVMNPVDHPMGGGEGKSSGGHPRSRKGIPAKGYRTRTKTKASNKYILERRKK; the protein is encoded by the coding sequence ATGTCAGTAAGAAAATTAAAACCAATCACCCCAGGTCAGCGTTTTAGAGTTGTAAATGGTTTCGACGCCATTACAACTGATAAGCCGGAAAAGTCTTTACTTGTTCCGAACAAACGATCTGGTGGTCGAAATAGTACAGGTAAGATGACCATGCGCTACATAGGTGGTGGTCACAAGAAAAAATATCGAATTATCGATTTTAAACGCGACAAAGCGGGAATTCCTGCAACTGTTGCTAGTATTCAATACGATCCAAACCGTACTGCATTTATTGCACTTTTAAACTATCAAGATGGTGAAAAGCGATATGTAATTGCACAAAACGGACTACAAGTTGGTCAAAACATCCTTTCTGGTGAGGCAGTAGCTCCCGAAATTGGAAATGCAATGGCTCTTTCAGCTATTCCATTAGGTACAATTATTTCTTGCATCGAACTTCGTCCAGGACAAGGTGCTATTATGGCTAGAAGTGCTGGTGCTTTCGCACAACTTATGGCTCGTGATGGAAAATTTGCTACCGTTAAACTTCCTTCAGGTGAAACCCGATTAATTTTGGTAAACTGTATGGCTACCATTGGTGCCGTTTCAAACAGTGACCACCAATTATTAGTATCTGGTAAAGCTGGTAGAAGCAGATGGTTAGGAAGAAGACCACGTACAAGACCAGTAGTGATGAACCCAGTAGATCACCCAATGGGTGGTGGTGAAGGTAAATCTTCAGGAGGTCACCCACGTTCTAGAAAAGGTATCCCTGCAAAAGGTTACAGAACCCGTACTAAAACGAAAGCAAGTAATAAATATATCTTAGAACGAAGAAAGAAATAA
- the rpsS gene encoding 30S ribosomal protein S19 — protein sequence MARSLKKGPFVHYKLDKKVQQNVDDNKKTVIKTWSRASMITPDFVGQTIAVHNGRQFVPVYVTENMVGHKLGEFSPTRSFRGHSGAKNKGKK from the coding sequence ATGGCAAGATCGTTAAAAAAAGGACCATTCGTTCATTATAAACTAGACAAGAAAGTTCAACAAAATGTTGATGATAACAAGAAGACCGTAATCAAAACTTGGTCACGTGCTTCTATGATTACACCAGATTTCGTTGGCCAAACCATCGCTGTTCACAACGGACGTCAATTCGTCCCTGTATATGTAACAGAAAACATGGTTGGGCATAAACTAGGAGAATTTTCACCTACAAGATCATTCCGTGGTCATTCAGGTGCTAAAAATAAAGGTAAAAAATAA
- the rplV gene encoding 50S ribosomal protein L22 encodes MGVRKRERAEAIKEAKKTQYFAKLNNCPTSPRKMRLMADLVRGEKIDKALNILKFSSKESSRKLEKLLLSAINNWQQKNEDASVEDADLFVKEIRVDGGTMLKRLRPAPQGRAHRIRKRSNHVTLVLAANDNTQSN; translated from the coding sequence ATGGGAGTTCGTAAAAGAGAAAGAGCAGAAGCAATCAAAGAAGCAAAGAAGACACAATACTTTGCCAAATTGAACAATTGCCCCACTTCACCAAGAAAAATGCGTTTAATGGCAGACTTGGTACGTGGTGAGAAAATAGACAAAGCACTTAATATTTTGAAGTTTAGTTCAAAAGAATCTTCACGCAAATTGGAGAAACTACTTTTGTCTGCCATCAATAACTGGCAACAAAAAAACGAAGACGCTTCAGTAGAAGATGCAGATCTTTTTGTTAAGGAAATCCGAGTGGATGGTGGAACAATGTTGAAAAGACTTCGTCCAGCACCGCAAGGCCGCGCACACAGAATTAGAAAGCGCTCCAACCACGTAACACTGGTATTGGCAGCTAACGATAACACACAAAGCAATTAA
- the rpsC gene encoding 30S ribosomal protein S3, with protein MGQKTNPIGNRLGIIRGWESNWYGGNDYGDKLAEDDKIRKYIHARLSKASVSRVIIERTLKLVTVTITTARPGIIIGKGGQEVDKLKEELKKITDKEVQINIHEIKRPELDAFLVAASIARQIESRISYRRAIKMAIAATMRMNAEGIKVQISGRLNGAEMARSESYKEGRIPLSTFRADIDYALVEAHTTYGRLGVKVWIMKGEVYGKRELSPLVGLSTGKKSGGKGAPAGRGGNKARRRK; from the coding sequence ATGGGACAGAAGACAAATCCAATCGGAAATCGCCTGGGTATCATTAGAGGTTGGGAATCCAACTGGTACGGAGGCAACGACTACGGCGATAAACTTGCCGAAGACGACAAGATCAGGAAATACATCCACGCTCGTTTAAGTAAAGCTAGTGTGAGTAGAGTAATTATTGAGCGTACGCTTAAGCTTGTAACCGTTACTATAACCACGGCCCGTCCCGGTATCATTATCGGAAAAGGTGGTCAGGAAGTAGACAAGCTAAAAGAAGAGCTTAAAAAAATTACAGATAAAGAGGTACAGATCAACATTCACGAGATTAAAAGACCTGAGCTTGATGCATTTTTGGTAGCTGCAAGTATTGCACGCCAAATTGAAAGTCGTATTTCATACCGTCGTGCTATTAAAATGGCAATCGCGGCAACAATGCGAATGAATGCTGAAGGTATTAAGGTGCAAATCTCAGGACGTTTGAATGGCGCTGAAATGGCACGTTCAGAATCTTACAAAGAAGGTCGTATCCCGTTATCAACTTTTAGAGCCGATATTGACTACGCTTTAGTTGAGGCACACACTACTTATGGTAGATTGGGTGTTAAAGTATGGATTATGAAAGGCGAAGTATATGGAAAGAGAGAACTTTCCCCACTTGTTGGTCTATCGACTGGCAAAAAGAGTGGTGGTAAAGGAGCTCCAGCAGGACGCGGTGGCAACAAAGCACGTCGCAGAAAGTAA
- the rplP gene encoding 50S ribosomal protein L16 — MLQPKRTKYRKQMKGRMKGDAGRGNQLAYGTFGIKSLESEFLTARQIEAARIAATRFMKREGSIWIMIFPDKPITKKPLEVRMGKGKGAVEYYAAVVKPGRMLFEVSGVTLETAKEALRLAAQKLPVKTKFVMSRDFQA; from the coding sequence ATGTTACAACCTAAAAGAACAAAGTACCGTAAGCAAATGAAAGGTCGTATGAAAGGCGATGCCGGACGTGGCAACCAGCTAGCATACGGAACCTTCGGTATAAAATCGTTGGAATCAGAATTTCTTACAGCAAGACAAATAGAAGCTGCACGTATTGCCGCTACTCGTTTTATGAAGAGAGAAGGTTCTATCTGGATTATGATTTTTCCAGATAAGCCAATTACCAAAAAACCTCTTGAAGTACGTATGGGTAAAGGTAAAGGTGCTGTAGAATATTACGCAGCTGTAGTAAAACCAGGAAGAATGCTTTTCGAAGTATCTGGTGTTACCCTTGAAACAGCAAAAGAAGCTTTGCGTCTTGCAGCACAAAAGCTTCCAGTTAAAACCAAATTTGTAATGTCTAGGGATTTCCAAGCATAA
- the rpmC gene encoding 50S ribosomal protein L29, giving the protein MKQSEIKKASTAELNEAFAESRKAYSDLKMAHTISPLENPIQLRSHRRVIARIATELTNREVQ; this is encoded by the coding sequence ATGAAACAATCAGAAATAAAAAAAGCATCAACGGCTGAACTTAATGAAGCGTTCGCTGAATCAAGAAAGGCTTATTCAGACCTTAAAATGGCTCACACCATTTCACCGTTGGAAAATCCAATTCAACTAAGATCCCACAGAAGGGTGATAGCAAGAATAGCGACGGAACTAACTAATAGAGAAGTGCAATAA
- the rpsQ gene encoding 30S ribosomal protein S17 — MEEIKRNLRKERIGVVTSNKMDKSIVVAEVKKVKHPMYGKFVLKTKKYVAHDETNNCNEGDTVKIMETRPLSKTKCWRLVEIIERAK, encoded by the coding sequence ATGGAAGAAATTAAAAGAAACTTAAGAAAAGAACGTATAGGTGTAGTAACCAGCAACAAAATGGACAAGTCTATTGTAGTTGCAGAAGTGAAAAAAGTAAAACACCCTATGTACGGAAAGTTCGTGTTGAAAACGAAGAAATACGTAGCACACGACGAGACAAACAACTGCAACGAAGGCGATACAGTAAAGATCATGGAAACAAGACCTTTGAGTAAAACCAAATGTTGGAGATTAGTAGAAATAATTGAAAGAGCGAAGTAA
- the rplN gene encoding 50S ribosomal protein L14 produces MLQQESRLRVADNTGAKEVLCIRVLGGTKRRYASIGDKIVVSVKEATPNGNIKKGAVSTAVVVRTAKEIRRPDGSYIRFDDNACVLLNPQGEMRGTRVFGPVARELRDKQFMKIVSLAPEVL; encoded by the coding sequence ATGTTACAACAAGAATCAAGACTCAGAGTCGCAGATAATACCGGTGCTAAAGAAGTTCTTTGCATCCGTGTATTAGGCGGAACCAAAAGAAGATATGCTTCTATTGGAGACAAGATTGTAGTTTCTGTAAAAGAAGCAACGCCAAACGGAAACATTAAGAAAGGTGCTGTTTCTACAGCAGTCGTTGTACGTACTGCTAAGGAAATAAGAAGACCAGATGGTTCTTACATCCGTTTTGACGATAACGCTTGTGTACTTTTGAACCCACAGGGTGAAATGAGAGGAACACGTGTTTTCGGACCAGTAGCAAGAGAGCTTCGCGACAAGCAATTTATGAAAATAGTATCATTAGCACCAGAAGTGCTTTAA
- the rplX gene encoding 50S ribosomal protein L24, whose product MTKLKIKSGDTVVVTAGDHKGSEGKVMKILLDKNKAIVEGVNMVSKHEKPSAKNPQGGIAKKEAPIHISNLSLVDPKSGKATRVGYKTENGKKVRFSKQSNQAI is encoded by the coding sequence ATGACAAAGCTTAAAATAAAATCAGGCGATACAGTAGTAGTTACTGCCGGAGACCACAAAGGTTCTGAAGGTAAAGTGATGAAAATACTCCTTGACAAAAACAAAGCAATCGTAGAAGGAGTAAATATGGTTTCTAAACATGAGAAGCCAAGTGCAAAAAACCCTCAAGGTGGAATTGCAAAAAAAGAAGCTCCTATCCATATTTCAAACCTTTCATTGGTTGATCCAAAATCTGGAAAAGCAACACGTGTAGGTTACAAAACTGAAAATGGTAAAAAAGTGCGATTTTCAAAACAATCGAATCAAGCAATATAG
- the rplE gene encoding 50S ribosomal protein L5 — MAYTPRLKEEYKSRVVNSLTDEFGYKNVMQVPKLERIVVSRGVGAAVADKKLIDYSVDEFSKITGQKAISTNSKKDVANFKLRKGMPIGVKVTLRGERMYEFLDRLVTSALPRVRDFNGIKATGFDGRGNYSLGITEQIIFPEIDIDKVKKIEGMNITFITSAATDKEAKSLLQELGLPFKKN, encoded by the coding sequence ATGGCATATACACCAAGACTTAAAGAAGAGTACAAAAGCAGAGTGGTAAATTCACTTACTGACGAATTTGGTTACAAAAACGTTATGCAGGTACCAAAATTGGAGCGTATTGTTGTTTCCCGCGGTGTGGGTGCAGCAGTAGCAGACAAGAAACTTATAGACTATTCAGTTGATGAATTTTCTAAGATAACCGGGCAAAAAGCAATTTCAACAAACTCTAAAAAAGACGTTGCAAACTTCAAACTTCGTAAAGGCATGCCAATTGGTGTGAAAGTTACGTTGCGTGGAGAACGTATGTACGAATTTTTAGACAGATTAGTTACTTCAGCTTTGCCAAGGGTACGTGACTTTAACGGAATTAAAGCAACAGGTTTTGACGGAAGAGGAAATTACTCTTTAGGAATTACCGAACAAATTATCTTCCCAGAAATCGATATCGATAAAGTGAAGAAAATTGAAGGTATGAATATTACGTTCATCACTTCTGCTGCTACCGATAAAGAAGCGAAATCATTATTACAAGAATTGGGATTACCCTTTAAAAAGAACTAA
- the rpsN gene encoding 30S ribosomal protein S14, which translates to MAKESMKAREVKRQATVLKYAAKRKALKEAGDWEGLQKLPKNASPVRLHNRCKLTGRPRGYMRTFGISRVTFREMANSGLIPGVRKASW; encoded by the coding sequence ATGGCTAAAGAATCAATGAAAGCCCGCGAGGTTAAGAGACAAGCAACGGTATTGAAGTATGCTGCCAAACGTAAAGCTTTGAAAGAAGCTGGCGATTGGGAAGGTTTACAAAAACTACCAAAAAATGCCTCACCTGTACGTTTGCACAACCGTTGCAAATTAACAGGAAGACCTAGAGGATATATGAGAACTTTTGGTATTTCACGTGTAACTTTCCGTGAAATGGCAAATTCTGGGTTAATTCCTGGAGTGCGTAAAGCATCTTGGTAA
- the rpsH gene encoding 30S ribosomal protein S8 — protein MNTDPISDYLTRVRNAAKAGHRVVEIPASNLKKEITKILFDQGYILSYKFDDESTPQGIIKIALKYDKVSKESVIKKIQRISKPGLRKYAGSTELPRVLNGLGIAIVSTSSGVMTGKQAKAQNVGGEVLCYVY, from the coding sequence ATGAATACAGATCCAATTTCAGATTATCTAACGCGAGTTAGAAATGCTGCGAAAGCCGGACATCGCGTAGTAGAGATTCCAGCTTCAAACCTAAAAAAGGAGATTACAAAAATCCTTTTTGATCAAGGTTACATTTTAAGCTACAAATTTGATGACGAAAGTACCCCACAAGGTATCATCAAAATAGCTTTAAAATATGACAAGGTTTCTAAAGAATCCGTGATCAAGAAAATTCAAAGAATCAGTAAACCCGGTTTACGTAAATACGCAGGTTCAACAGAACTTCCTCGCGTGCTTAACGGTCTTGGTATTGCTATTGTTTCTACTTCTTCTGGAGTAATGACTGGCAAACAAGCTAAAGCACAAAATGTAGGTGGTGAAGTATTGTGTTACGTTTACTAA
- the rplF gene encoding 50S ribosomal protein L6, with amino-acid sequence MSRIGKNPVAIPQGVTVDVKDNVITVKGKLGELSQEFDSDLTVKVEDGQVLVERPSDSKDHTAKHGLYRSLINNMIEGVSNGWTKSLELVGVGYRASNQGQKLDLALGFSHNIVLEIAPEVNVETISDKGKNPIVKLTSHDKQLVGQVAAKIRAFRRPEPYKGKGIKFVGEQLRRKAGKSA; translated from the coding sequence ATGTCAAGAATAGGTAAAAACCCGGTAGCAATCCCACAAGGAGTTACAGTTGATGTAAAAGACAACGTAATTACCGTAAAAGGAAAATTAGGCGAGTTATCTCAGGAGTTTGATTCTGATTTAACCGTGAAAGTAGAAGATGGCCAAGTATTGGTAGAACGTCCTTCAGATTCTAAAGACCATACTGCAAAGCACGGTCTTTATAGATCTTTAATCAATAATATGATTGAAGGCGTAAGCAACGGATGGACCAAATCTTTAGAATTGGTAGGTGTGGGTTACCGCGCTAGCAACCAAGGACAAAAATTAGATTTGGCTTTAGGATTTTCACACAACATCGTTTTGGAAATTGCTCCAGAAGTAAATGTGGAAACTATATCTGATAAAGGTAAAAACCCAATCGTAAAACTAACGTCACACGACAAACAATTAGTAGGACAAGTAGCAGCGAAAATTCGCGCTTTCCGCAGACCAGAACCTTACAAAGGAAAAGGTATTAAGTTTGTAGGTGAACAATTAAGAAGAAAAGCAGGTAAATCTGCATAA